In a genomic window of Allomeiothermus silvanus DSM 9946:
- the yedA gene encoding drug/metabolite exporter YedA — translation MIQSSPSPAFSPRLAVGLALASVYFIWGSTYLGIKVAVTSMPPLLMSGGRFVIAGLALLLFLRLRGAALPTREQWINSAKVGILLMAGGNGGVTVAEHLGVDSGIAATVVASMPLWLALFGIVWGLRPRALEWTGMLVGLAGVALLTGEGGFRFGSLASLIVVLAPLCWAFGSAWSRHLRLPQGLMASAAEMLTGGFALLLLSLILGERLEGPITFQSWVAFAYLTVFGSLLAYSAYMYLLSNTRPSLASSYAYVNPVVAVLLGIGLGGETLGLAGVLAMGVILVGVGLIALSRTRMWA, via the coding sequence ATGATTCAGTCTTCTCCATCTCCCGCCTTCTCGCCACGCCTCGCCGTGGGACTGGCCCTGGCCTCGGTGTATTTCATCTGGGGCTCGACCTACCTGGGTATCAAGGTGGCAGTGACCAGTATGCCCCCGTTACTGATGTCGGGGGGGCGGTTCGTGATCGCCGGACTGGCATTGCTGCTGTTTCTGAGGCTGCGTGGGGCTGCTTTGCCTACCCGCGAACAGTGGATCAACTCGGCCAAGGTGGGCATTTTGTTGATGGCTGGGGGAAATGGTGGGGTTACGGTGGCCGAGCACCTGGGGGTGGATTCGGGAATTGCTGCTACGGTGGTGGCCTCGATGCCTTTGTGGCTGGCCCTTTTCGGAATCGTTTGGGGGTTGAGGCCGAGGGCCCTGGAGTGGACCGGGATGCTGGTGGGCTTAGCCGGGGTAGCTCTCCTCACCGGCGAAGGCGGGTTTCGCTTCGGCTCGCTGGCTTCGTTGATCGTGGTGCTGGCTCCGCTGTGCTGGGCTTTCGGCTCGGCCTGGAGCCGTCACCTGAGGCTTCCCCAAGGGCTGATGGCGAGCGCCGCCGAGATGCTCACCGGGGGGTTTGCCCTGCTCCTGCTTAGCCTGATTTTAGGAGAGCGGCTCGAGGGCCCCATCACCTTTCAATCCTGGGTGGCCTTCGCCTACTTGACGGTGTTCGGCTCGTTGCTAGCGTATAGCGCCTACATGTATCTGCTCTCGAATACCCGGCCCTCGCTGGCCTCGAGCTATGCCTATGTGAACCCGGTAGTGGCGGTGCTATTGGGGATTGGTCTGGGTGGAGAAACCCTGGGCCTAGCGGGTGTCTTGGCAATGGGGGTGATCCTGGTAGGGGTGGGCTTGATCGCCCTAAGCCGCACACGTATGTGGGCCTAG
- the iolG gene encoding inositol 2-dehydrogenase: protein MLGAGRMGLEHARTLLGIGEAQVVAVADPVTQAAHRAASLLRAEKVYAEPEAAIADSAVEAVVIATPTDTHARLIEMASLAGKAVFCEKPVAQDLAETRQVMALVEERGVPFQIGFQRRYDPPYAQAKAAIEAGEIGEVEQFIAVMRDPAPPTLDYLQVSGGIFLDQSIHDIDCARFLVGEVEEVLAWGAVRVDPAIGEIGDVDTTNLSLRFANGALGVIQNSRRAVYGYDVRTEVFGSRGKLVMDATPKTPLWRYANGISADHYHFFMDRFKEAYRLELEAFFRFLATGQRPTPGTQDALESLRIALAATKSLKEKRPVRLEEVV, encoded by the coding sequence TTGCTGGGTGCGGGGCGGATGGGGCTCGAGCACGCCCGTACGTTGCTGGGGATCGGCGAGGCGCAGGTGGTGGCGGTCGCCGACCCGGTGACCCAGGCCGCCCACAGAGCAGCGAGCCTGTTGCGGGCCGAGAAGGTCTACGCCGAACCGGAGGCCGCTATCGCCGACTCCGCTGTGGAAGCGGTAGTCATCGCTACCCCCACCGATACTCACGCCCGCCTGATCGAGATGGCCTCCTTGGCGGGCAAAGCGGTATTTTGCGAGAAACCGGTCGCCCAGGACTTGGCCGAGACCCGGCAGGTCATGGCTTTGGTGGAGGAGCGCGGTGTGCCTTTTCAGATCGGTTTTCAGCGCCGCTACGACCCGCCTTACGCCCAGGCCAAGGCGGCTATCGAAGCGGGGGAGATCGGGGAGGTCGAGCAGTTCATCGCGGTGATGCGCGATCCAGCCCCGCCCACCCTGGATTACCTCCAGGTCTCGGGGGGCATCTTCTTGGACCAGTCCATCCATGATATCGACTGCGCCCGCTTTTTGGTGGGCGAGGTAGAGGAGGTTTTGGCCTGGGGCGCGGTGCGGGTGGACCCGGCCATCGGTGAGATTGGGGATGTGGACACCACCAACCTCAGCCTACGCTTCGCAAACGGGGCGTTGGGAGTAATCCAGAACTCGCGCCGGGCCGTCTATGGCTATGACGTGCGCACCGAGGTCTTTGGCTCGAGGGGCAAGCTGGTGATGGATGCCACCCCCAAGACCCCCCTGTGGCGCTATGCCAACGGGATAAGCGCGGATCACTACCACTTTTTTATGGACCGCTTCAAGGAGGCATACCGGCTCGAGCTCGAGGCTTTTTTCCGGTTCCTGGCCACGGGCCAGAGGCCCACGCCGGGAACCCAAGACGCCCTCGAATCCCTGCGGATTGCCCTGGCCGCCACCAAAAGCCTCAAGGAGAAGCGCCCGGTGCGGCTCGAGGAGGTTGTGTGA
- the iolB gene encoding 5-deoxy-glucuronate isomerase, with translation MNQHKPRLGPGVVLEVNPATAAWKYLSFRVVKLPPRYTHAGQTANHEAAVVPLSGEMRVRVAGYTFDLKRQDVFSELPQVLYLPPGSEFVVEAITQAQLALGSAPAEGRYPLRLFRPEEMRREIRGGGNATRQVNHILGPDLPAERLLLYEVYTPSGFWSGWPPHRHDGRMGSLYIEETYYYRISPPTGWAIHRNYSPEDGLDELLLVRDGDLVLVPKGYHPVAAPPGSNVYYLNYMAGEALNEARATPPVDDPDWGWMRQDWAGRPLALPIGDETEPGQTHVRL, from the coding sequence GTGAACCAGCACAAACCTCGTTTGGGGCCGGGGGTAGTGCTCGAGGTGAACCCGGCCACAGCAGCTTGGAAGTACCTATCGTTTAGGGTGGTGAAGTTGCCCCCCCGCTATACCCATGCAGGCCAAACCGCAAACCACGAGGCCGCCGTGGTGCCTTTATCAGGGGAGATGCGGGTCAGGGTTGCCGGTTATACCTTCGACCTAAAGCGCCAGGATGTGTTCAGCGAATTGCCCCAGGTACTCTATCTACCCCCCGGTAGCGAGTTCGTGGTAGAGGCGATAACCCAGGCCCAGTTGGCCCTGGGCAGCGCTCCCGCGGAGGGCCGCTACCCCTTGCGGCTCTTTCGGCCCGAGGAGATGCGCCGCGAAATACGCGGAGGGGGTAATGCCACCCGCCAGGTCAACCACATCCTGGGCCCCGACCTACCCGCTGAGCGGCTCCTCTTGTACGAGGTCTACACCCCCTCGGGTTTCTGGTCGGGCTGGCCGCCGCACCGCCACGATGGACGGATGGGATCTTTGTACATCGAGGAGACCTACTACTACCGGATCAGCCCTCCCACCGGCTGGGCCATCCACCGCAACTACAGCCCAGAGGATGGGTTGGACGAGCTATTACTGGTTCGCGACGGCGATCTGGTGCTGGTCCCCAAGGGCTACCACCCGGTCGCGGCCCCGCCCGGCTCCAACGTCTACTACCTCAACTACATGGCAGGAGAAGCCCTGAACGAAGCGCGGGCCACTCCCCCAGTAGACGATCCCGACTGGGGCTGGATGCGGCAGGACTGGGCAGGCAGACCGCTCGCGCTGCCGATAGGGGATGAGACTGAACCCGGACAAACACATGTGAGACTCTAA
- the ppsA gene encoding phosphoenolpyruvate synthase, with protein sequence MYIRWFDTLGMEDLSVVGGKNASLGEMISRLSHLGIAVPEGFATTAHAFHQYLQHNRLEKRIRQRLEGLDINDVEALAQAGAEIRHWVEAAEMPAALEAAIREAYAELESRYGPELSVAVRSSATAEDLPEASFAGQQETYLGVRGVENVLRCVKKVFASLYNDRAIAYRVHHGFAHEQVALSAGIQRMVRSDLGSSGVIFTLDTESGFRDAVFITSVYGLGELIVQGAVNPDEFYVYKPALKAGKAAILQRHLGTKTHKLVYANGDEHLVTVPVPEADRMRFSITDKEVEFLARQALLIEEHYARPMDIEWAKDGLDGQLYILQARPETVQSRLGRVIERFTLTEQGEVLVSGRSVGNRVGTGTVRIVGGPKEMHRVEPGDVLVADMTDPDWEPVMKRAAAIVTNRGGRTCHAAIVARELNIPAVVGTGDATEKLSDGDTVTVSCAEGDIGKVYRGKLRYEVQKIHLDQMPEIPVKIMMNVATPERAFSFASLPNAGVGLARLEFIINNVIGLHPQAVLDYPNLPPHLKAEIERRSAGYPNPRAFFVSKLAEGVSMIAAAFAPSPVIVRLSDFKSNEYAHLLGGDRYEPKEENPMIGFRGASRYRAKSFAGAFAMECEALKYVRDEMGLTNVEIMIPFVRTVGELQAVLEVMQSHGLERGKNGLKIIMMCEVPSNAILAEEFLQHVDGFSIGSNDLTQLTLALDRDSGIVADLFSEQDPAVKFLLERAIQTAKKMGKYIGICGQGPSDHPEFAKWLLDQGIESISLNPDTVLETWLYLAGGQKQPA encoded by the coding sequence ATGTATATCCGTTGGTTCGACACGCTCGGGATGGAAGATCTAAGCGTAGTCGGTGGTAAGAACGCCTCGCTCGGCGAGATGATCAGCCGACTCAGCCATTTGGGTATCGCAGTACCGGAAGGTTTTGCCACTACTGCGCATGCCTTTCACCAGTACCTGCAGCACAACAGGCTAGAAAAGAGGATTCGCCAACGCCTCGAGGGCCTGGATATAAACGATGTAGAAGCCCTAGCCCAAGCTGGGGCCGAAATCCGCCACTGGGTGGAAGCAGCCGAGATGCCCGCGGCGCTCGAGGCCGCCATCCGGGAAGCCTATGCCGAGCTGGAAAGCCGCTATGGGCCGGAGCTATCGGTAGCGGTGCGCTCCTCGGCCACCGCCGAAGATTTGCCCGAGGCCTCCTTCGCCGGGCAGCAGGAGACCTACCTGGGAGTGCGGGGGGTCGAGAACGTCCTCCGTTGTGTGAAAAAGGTCTTCGCCTCGCTGTACAACGACCGGGCCATCGCCTACCGGGTCCACCACGGCTTCGCCCACGAGCAGGTAGCCCTCTCGGCAGGCATCCAGCGGATGGTGCGGAGCGATCTGGGATCGAGCGGGGTAATCTTCACCCTCGACACCGAGTCCGGCTTCCGCGACGCGGTGTTCATCACCTCGGTCTACGGCTTGGGCGAGCTGATCGTGCAGGGGGCAGTCAACCCCGACGAATTCTACGTGTACAAACCCGCGCTCAAAGCCGGGAAGGCCGCCATCTTGCAGCGGCACCTGGGCACCAAAACGCATAAGCTCGTGTACGCCAACGGCGACGAGCACCTCGTAACTGTCCCGGTGCCCGAAGCCGACCGGATGCGCTTTTCCATCACCGATAAGGAGGTGGAGTTTTTGGCCCGGCAAGCCCTCCTGATCGAGGAGCACTACGCCCGCCCGATGGATATCGAGTGGGCCAAAGACGGCCTGGACGGTCAGCTCTACATCCTTCAGGCCCGCCCGGAGACCGTGCAAAGCCGCCTTGGGCGGGTGATCGAGCGGTTCACCCTGACGGAGCAAGGCGAGGTGTTGGTGAGCGGGCGCAGCGTGGGCAACCGCGTCGGCACGGGAACCGTGCGGATCGTCGGGGGTCCTAAGGAAATGCACCGGGTAGAGCCGGGCGACGTACTGGTAGCCGACATGACCGACCCCGACTGGGAGCCGGTGATGAAACGCGCTGCCGCCATCGTCACCAACCGGGGCGGGCGCACCTGCCACGCAGCCATCGTGGCCCGCGAACTGAACATCCCGGCGGTGGTGGGCACCGGCGATGCTACCGAGAAGCTCAGCGATGGTGATACTGTGACGGTTTCCTGCGCCGAGGGGGATATCGGTAAGGTCTACCGGGGCAAGCTGCGCTACGAGGTGCAGAAGATCCACCTCGACCAGATGCCGGAGATTCCGGTCAAGATCATGATGAACGTGGCCACCCCGGAGCGGGCCTTCAGCTTCGCCAGCCTGCCCAACGCAGGAGTAGGGCTAGCCCGGCTCGAGTTCATCATCAACAACGTAATTGGTCTGCACCCTCAAGCCGTGCTCGACTACCCCAACCTACCCCCCCACCTCAAAGCCGAGATCGAGCGGCGCAGCGCGGGATACCCGAACCCCCGCGCTTTCTTTGTGAGCAAGCTGGCCGAGGGGGTTTCGATGATCGCCGCAGCTTTCGCGCCCAGCCCGGTGATCGTGCGGCTTTCGGACTTCAAGTCCAACGAGTATGCCCACCTCCTGGGCGGGGACCGCTACGAGCCCAAGGAGGAAAACCCCATGATCGGTTTCCGGGGGGCCTCGCGTTACCGGGCCAAGTCTTTCGCTGGGGCTTTCGCCATGGAGTGCGAGGCGCTGAAATACGTGCGCGACGAGATGGGCCTGACCAACGTGGAGATCATGATCCCCTTCGTGCGCACGGTGGGCGAATTGCAGGCGGTGCTCGAGGTGATGCAATCCCACGGGCTCGAGCGGGGCAAGAACGGCCTCAAGATCATCATGATGTGCGAAGTGCCTTCTAACGCCATCCTGGCCGAGGAGTTTTTGCAGCATGTGGATGGCTTCTCCATCGGTTCCAACGATCTGACCCAACTGACTTTGGCCCTAGACCGCGATTCCGGCATTGTAGCCGACCTCTTCAGCGAACAAGACCCGGCGGTGAAGTTCCTCCTCGAGCGGGCCATCCAAACCGCCAAGAAGATGGGAAAGTACATCGGCATCTGCGGACAAGGGCCCTCGGATCACCCCGAGTTTGCCAAGTGGCTTTTGGATCAGGGCATCGAGAGCATCTCGCTCAACCCCGACACGGTGCTCGAGACCTGGTTGTACCTGGCCGGGGGGCAGAAACAACCAGCCTGA
- a CDS encoding pyruvate, water dikinase regulatory protein, which produces MPNRTVFIVSDHTGITAESVARSLLAHFEGVTFEYQARPFTDTEAEIEAIVAEIRLVHEAQGVRPIVFSTLTNPALSALLERAPALVFDLFRPYLSVLEAELGSHPQPRVGRFHSIGDAGVYFSRIDAVDFALATDDGLGSKHYAQAEVILVGVSRAGKTPTCLFLGLQYGVRAANYPLAEGDFERLTLPGVLQPFRSKIFGLTIDPLRLHKIRTARKPGSRYATLEQCRYEVMQAELLFKNNGIRYFDTTTSSIEEIATTIVQNAGLARRLG; this is translated from the coding sequence ATGCCAAACCGTACGGTGTTTATCGTCTCTGATCACACCGGCATTACCGCCGAGAGCGTGGCGAGGAGCTTGTTGGCGCACTTCGAGGGGGTTACTTTCGAATATCAGGCCCGTCCCTTTACCGATACCGAGGCTGAAATCGAGGCTATCGTGGCCGAGATTCGCTTGGTTCACGAGGCGCAAGGGGTGCGGCCCATCGTCTTCAGCACCCTGACCAATCCGGCCTTGAGTGCGTTGCTCGAGCGCGCCCCGGCGCTGGTCTTTGACCTCTTCCGGCCTTACTTGAGCGTGCTCGAGGCCGAACTCGGCTCCCATCCCCAGCCCCGCGTGGGTCGCTTCCACAGCATAGGCGATGCGGGTGTGTACTTTAGTCGGATTGATGCGGTGGACTTTGCTCTGGCCACCGATGACGGTTTGGGCAGCAAGCACTACGCCCAAGCGGAGGTGATCTTGGTGGGGGTTTCCCGCGCGGGCAAGACCCCGACCTGTCTTTTTCTGGGTCTGCAGTATGGTGTCCGAGCAGCCAATTACCCCCTCGCCGAGGGCGACTTCGAGCGGCTTACGCTGCCTGGGGTGCTCCAGCCTTTCCGTTCCAAGATCTTCGGCCTGACCATCGACCCCCTTCGCCTGCACAAGATCCGCACGGCCCGCAAGCCGGGCAGCCGCTATGCCACGCTCGAGCAGTGCCGGTATGAGGTCATGCAGGCCGAACTGCTCTTCAAAAACAACGGCATTCGCTATTTCGACACCACCACCTCCTCCATCGAGGAGATCGCCACCACCATCGTGCAAAACGCCGGGCTGGCACGTCGGCTAGGCTAG
- the crtI gene encoding phytoene desaturase family protein, which translates to MAKKALVIGSGIGGLAMGIRLQSLGFDTTILEKLDGPGGRAYVRKIDGFTFDMGPTVITVPHFIEELFALERGQPCLSEPDFPPTILGDDKRVKEGTSGGPHTSRYVQIVPILPFYRIYYDDGSFFDYDGDPASTRAQIQALAPEDLEGYERFHRDAKAIFERGFLELGYTYFGDLGTMLRVIPDLLRLDAVRTLLGFAKKYFKNPKMQQVFSFETLLVGGNPMSVPAIYAMIHFVEKTWGIHFAMGGTGALVRGLVKKFEELGGTIRYHAEVAKINVVRENGKKVARGVTLAGGEVLRADLVVSNGDYAHTYLRLIEPQFRFWNSDPIVKARRQSMSLVVVYFGFKADGSEATKLRHHNIILGPRYEELLRDIFGRKILAKDFSQYLHVPTLTDPSLAPPGHHAAYTLVPVPHNGSRLDWELLGEPFSDKILRFLDERGYLPGLMNRLVHKSFVTPDYFEHTLNSYLGNAFGPEPLLVQSAFFRPHNRSEDIANLYLVGAGVQPGAGTPSVMMSAKMTARLIAQDFGIADIPSHELEAESAREPLAAE; encoded by the coding sequence ATGGCTAAGAAGGCCCTGGTGATCGGCTCCGGCATCGGCGGCTTGGCGATGGGCATTCGTTTGCAAAGCCTGGGCTTTGATACCACCATCCTCGAGAAGCTGGACGGCCCCGGTGGCCGGGCCTACGTGCGAAAAATAGACGGCTTCACCTTCGACATGGGGCCGACCGTCATCACCGTGCCGCACTTTATTGAGGAGTTGTTCGCGCTCGAGCGCGGCCAGCCCTGCCTCAGCGAGCCCGACTTCCCGCCCACGATTTTGGGCGACGACAAGCGCGTAAAAGAAGGCACGAGCGGCGGCCCCCACACTTCCCGCTACGTGCAGATCGTGCCGATCCTGCCCTTCTACCGCATCTACTACGACGATGGCAGCTTTTTCGACTACGACGGCGACCCGGCGAGCACCAGGGCACAGATTCAAGCATTAGCCCCCGAAGACCTGGAAGGCTACGAGCGCTTCCACCGGGACGCCAAGGCCATCTTCGAACGCGGCTTTTTGGAACTCGGCTACACCTACTTCGGTGACCTGGGGACCATGCTTCGCGTAATTCCGGACTTGCTCCGGCTGGACGCGGTGCGCACCCTGCTGGGCTTCGCCAAAAAATATTTCAAGAACCCCAAGATGCAGCAGGTCTTCAGCTTTGAGACCCTGCTGGTGGGCGGAAACCCCATGAGCGTCCCGGCCATCTACGCCATGATTCACTTTGTCGAAAAGACCTGGGGGATTCACTTCGCGATGGGGGGAACCGGGGCTTTGGTGCGGGGGTTGGTGAAGAAGTTTGAGGAGCTGGGCGGGACCATTCGCTACCATGCCGAGGTCGCCAAGATCAACGTGGTGCGCGAAAACGGGAAGAAGGTCGCCAGGGGCGTCACGCTGGCGGGCGGGGAGGTTTTGCGGGCCGACCTGGTGGTCTCCAACGGCGACTACGCCCACACCTACCTCAGGCTCATCGAGCCGCAGTTCCGTTTTTGGAACTCCGACCCCATCGTCAAGGCCCGCAGACAGAGCATGTCCTTGGTGGTGGTCTACTTCGGCTTCAAAGCCGACGGTAGCGAAGCCACCAAGCTGCGCCACCACAACATCATCCTGGGGCCGCGCTACGAGGAGCTTTTGCGGGATATCTTCGGGCGTAAGATCCTGGCCAAGGACTTCTCCCAGTACCTGCACGTGCCGACCCTGACCGATCCCTCACTGGCCCCGCCCGGCCACCACGCGGCCTACACGCTGGTGCCGGTGCCGCACAACGGCTCGAGGCTCGACTGGGAACTGTTGGGCGAGCCTTTCAGCGACAAGATTCTGCGTTTCCTTGATGAGCGCGGTTACCTACCGGGACTGATGAACCGGCTCGTGCACAAGAGCTTCGTCACCCCGGATTACTTCGAGCACACCCTGAACTCTTATCTGGGCAATGCCTTCGGCCCCGAGCCGCTGCTGGTACAGTCGGCTTTCTTTCGCCCGCACAACCGCTCGGAGGATATTGCCAACCTCTACCTGGTGGGGGCGGGGGTACAGCCGGGGGCCGGGACGCCCAGCGTGATGATGTCGGCCAAGATGACTGCCCGGCTGATCGCTCAGGACTTTGGCATCGCGGATATTCCTTCTCACGAACTCGAGGCCGAATCTGCCAGAGAACCCCTGGCAGCCGAGTAG
- a CDS encoding ABC transporter ATP-binding protein, whose product MHSSKAPKPRRDLGQLRRLLAYTRPYRTELSVAIIATLIGSAFGLLFPLVIGRLVDASFLRIGSADTTVLDRTVLILIGVFALQAFFTAVQSYLLSRVGEGVVADLRRTVYRHLLTLSPRFFETRKTGEITSRLTSDISTVQGVVSSALVQIFSQTLTLVGTVIILFVTNWRLSLLMLSIVPVVVLAAFYFGRLLRKVSKEFQDRVADANARAEEAIGGIRVVQAFTAEPLEARTYADLIGASFKVALRRARIRAIFNPVVFFAMFTAIGIVLWYGGRLVIAGELTPGQLVAFLVYTFSVAGAVGAFSGLFSQFQEALGASSRIFELLDEKSDLPEPANPLKLGSVRGEVRFEQVSFGYGERGVVLEDVSLAAQPGEVVALVGPSGAGKSTLISLIPRFYDPTAGRILLDGVDIRDLTLYDLRSNIALVPQETQLFSGTVAENIRYGKPGASDAEVIEAAKAANAHEFITSFPDGYATIVGERGIKLSGGQRQRVAIARALLKNPRILILDEATSSLDSESEALVQEALEVLMQGRTTFVIAHRLSTIRSADKIVVLEAGRIVQQGTHQELLAAGGLYKELYELQFREDVELPRA is encoded by the coding sequence ATGCATTCTTCGAAAGCGCCAAAGCCGCGCCGCGACCTGGGCCAGTTGCGCCGCCTGCTGGCCTATACCCGGCCTTACCGCACCGAGCTGAGCGTGGCTATCATCGCCACGCTCATCGGCAGCGCCTTCGGCCTACTCTTCCCGCTGGTCATTGGGCGGCTGGTGGACGCCTCCTTTTTGCGCATCGGCAGCGCGGATACCACAGTTCTAGACCGCACCGTGCTGATTCTGATTGGGGTCTTTGCCCTGCAAGCTTTTTTTACAGCGGTGCAGAGCTACTTGCTCTCGAGGGTGGGCGAGGGGGTGGTAGCGGATCTGCGGCGCACCGTTTACCGCCACCTGCTCACCCTTTCGCCCCGCTTCTTCGAAACCCGCAAGACCGGCGAGATCACCAGCCGCCTCACCTCGGACATCTCCACCGTGCAGGGGGTGGTCTCGAGCGCGCTGGTACAGATCTTCAGCCAGACCCTGACGCTGGTGGGCACGGTCATCATCTTGTTCGTGACCAACTGGCGGCTCTCGCTCCTCATGCTCTCGATCGTGCCGGTGGTAGTCCTGGCGGCCTTCTACTTCGGGCGGTTGCTGCGCAAGGTCTCCAAGGAGTTTCAAGACCGTGTAGCCGATGCCAACGCCCGGGCCGAGGAGGCTATTGGGGGGATTCGGGTGGTGCAGGCCTTTACCGCCGAGCCGCTGGAGGCCCGCACCTACGCCGACCTGATCGGGGCCTCGTTCAAAGTGGCGCTGCGCCGGGCGCGGATCCGGGCGATCTTCAACCCGGTGGTCTTCTTTGCCATGTTCACTGCGATCGGAATCGTGCTGTGGTACGGGGGGCGGCTGGTAATCGCGGGCGAACTCACGCCGGGGCAACTGGTGGCCTTTCTGGTCTACACCTTCAGCGTGGCTGGGGCGGTGGGGGCGTTCTCGGGCCTTTTCAGCCAGTTTCAAGAAGCCTTGGGCGCCAGCAGTCGCATCTTTGAACTGCTCGATGAAAAAAGCGATCTGCCCGAGCCCGCGAACCCCCTCAAGCTAGGCAGCGTGCGCGGTGAGGTGCGCTTCGAACAGGTGAGCTTCGGCTATGGCGAGCGCGGGGTGGTGCTCGAGGACGTGAGCCTGGCAGCCCAACCGGGCGAAGTAGTAGCTCTGGTCGGCCCCAGCGGGGCAGGGAAGAGCACCCTGATCTCGCTCATCCCGCGTTTTTACGATCCCACCGCAGGGAGGATCCTCCTCGACGGGGTGGATATCCGCGACCTGACCCTGTACGACCTGCGCTCGAATATCGCGCTGGTTCCCCAGGAGACCCAGCTTTTCTCCGGTACGGTTGCCGAGAATATCCGCTACGGCAAGCCCGGCGCGAGCGACGCCGAGGTGATCGAAGCGGCCAAGGCCGCCAACGCGCATGAGTTCATCACCAGTTTCCCCGACGGCTACGCCACCATCGTGGGCGAGCGCGGCATCAAGCTCTCGGGCGGGCAGCGCCAGCGGGTGGCGATCGCCCGGGCCCTCCTCAAAAACCCCCGTATCCTAATCCTCGACGAGGCCACCAGCTCCCTCGACTCCGAGTCCGAGGCCTTGGTGCAAGAAGCCCTCGAGGTGCTGATGCAAGGCCGCACCACCTTCGTGATCGCCCACCGGCTCTCTACCATCCGCAGTGCAGACAAGATCGTGGTGCTCGAGGCCGGGCGGATCGTCCAGCAGGGCACTCACCAGGAACTCCTGGCCGCGGGCGGGCTCTACAAGGAGCTTTACGAGCTTCAGTTTCGCGAGGATGTCGAGCTGCCTCGAGCGTGA
- the sufU gene encoding Fe-S cluster assembly sulfur transfer protein SufU — protein MSLLDEIYKQTILEHYKHPQHFGVLPPPVISTPGVNPACGDQLELHLQLEDGKITAAMWQGQGCAISMASASMMTGLIRGKSIPEALALVEKFKAMIVDGAEPAPELGDLKALAGVHKLHARVKCATLAWNTLEEALQEAQ, from the coding sequence ATGAGTTTGCTCGACGAAATCTACAAACAAACCATCCTCGAGCACTATAAGCACCCACAGCACTTCGGGGTGCTGCCCCCGCCGGTTATCTCTACGCCGGGCGTGAACCCAGCCTGTGGGGATCAGCTCGAGCTACACCTGCAGCTGGAGGACGGCAAGATCACCGCGGCTATGTGGCAGGGCCAGGGCTGCGCCATCAGCATGGCCTCGGCCTCGATGATGACCGGGCTGATCCGGGGCAAAAGCATCCCCGAAGCTTTGGCGCTAGTGGAAAAGTTCAAAGCCATGATCGTAGACGGGGCCGAACCTGCCCCGGAGTTGGGCGACCTCAAGGCGCTGGCCGGGGTCCACAAGTTACACGCTCGGGTCAAGTGCGCTACCCTGGCCTGGAATACGCTCGAGGAAGCTCTACAGGAAGCTCAATAA